The Leptodactylus fuscus isolate aLepFus1 chromosome 5, aLepFus1.hap2, whole genome shotgun sequence genome segment AAAGATAGGTGATATTTTCTACTACAAATAACCATGTATAAGATTGTAGACTCATTTGTTTGATTTGGTTCTTTTGATCTATTTTTCAGACCTGTGTAGTTTTAGATCAAATTTAtccagaaatatagaaaattctgacGGGTTCACAAACTTTTGATCATAACAACCTAGATGAACACTAGGTGTCCTCGTGTACGTGACTTTCTAGGAGGTATGAGTTATGGGTGAGCAACGGTGTAAACTAAAAATAATGTTGTAATATACAAGAACTCTCTGACACGTGAACCGTCGACGTGAAGTGGTTCCGGGAGGTAACTCTTAATACAGATCATTGGCAGCAACGTGATAtaatggggggaggagggggagataTACGTTTCCAGCTCATTACATCTGAAGTTTCCAGGGCTGAAAGTGGAGAAGTTTTCAATGAGACCATTAATCAGAATAATTGCAGCTTAATCCTTCTTTTAAAGCACATCACGTACTGTGTGAGCAGCGACCGTGCCAACCCTGCTATACCACAGTGTGTACCAAACCAAGGCGCAGGCGTCAACCAGGCCTTGTACCAGGAGGAAAAGTAGACTCTGCTGTGAAAAAATTGGATACGTTTTATATTTGTTCGCTTTGGTGGCCATTAAAGTCCAAGTGTTTGCCggtaaaaatggatcagtgggaAGGGTCAATGAATGGTCTAGACACAATTCTACCAAAAATGGGCAGACAGACAAGGAACAGGTGCAAATATGGATCGGTTCTACTATTTTTCATGGTTGTGAAATGGACACGGTTGTGTAAATGTAGCGATGTCATCAAGTGACTAAGTGGTGTCATCGGTTGACATCATTGGAGGTCATTGGAAGTCTTCGATAAACTTCTCTGTTGCTTAGGTACCTACATTAATTCAGACTGGTAGGTGTCATCTCGATATAGTGATTCCCCGTGATTGTCACGTGGTTTCATATTGGGCTCTTCTCTCGGTAATTATTCCATCATGCACCACCATTCCCGAGAAGGAAAGATTTACCCAAATTTGCCTACTCCATGTTACTTCCTTTGTCACATAGACCAACGTTACGACCCTCCAGTTGGTCCATCGCTCTTAGTCCCTCTCGACTCCACCAATAGGAAAAGAGATAGAGGTAACTGGAGTTGGGGTAGACCTTCTTTATGGATGTCTTGGCTGGGAAACCTTGGCTGGAAACTACTCTCTCTCTGTACCTGCATGAGTTGTAACTCCAAATCAACCAAATATAGAAATGATAATACTTAACTTGTAATAgacgtagttaaaaaaaaaaacatatacccaaAACAAAGGATAAATATCTCATGACAAAATATCCCTGGACGGAAACAGTGACCAAGGCCTTCACATCAAGTCCACTATGCCAGTCAGAACAACCAGGCCTTGTATCTTACCCTGCTCCTGATGTATACGGGAAATGCGGTCTAATGGAAAATTAGGTCCAGAGGGGTGGTCACAGGTCGATGTAGGATCGGGGGGGGGCGACATAAAACTACAATAGGGGATAGAACAGTGACCCCAAATATCCCTATATTGCACTCTATTACACCCTAGATTCCTAATTCTGAGCCACCACTCTATGTAGGGTATGGCCTGACCGGAACCTGACCCTACTGTAGGATACCCTTAGGTCATCCTCCCTATCGAATAGAACTTGGAAAGTCCTgttctaggaaaaaaaaagtgtccacaCCCATGTTGTATGCAGAAAACAAACACAGATCATGCAACATGCATGTTTCTCTTATGCTAGGTGATGATAATCTCTTCAGGGGATTGCACAAGCTATAATagaaagacaacaagactgtaaaTATATCAGCAGCCTATATAGGAACAACGTATAatagacaaccccccccccaaaaaaaaaaaaaaaaaaaaaaaactaaataatctcCCATATATCCATAAGACTCCAATCTTTTACATAAGACTGTAGCCGATATGTTTGATGTATCGCTGCTACGCTCCATACCCATGTCATCCATTACGGTATATTGTGATGCCTATGCCGACCTCACCAGAATGCAATGTTTTTGCCTCTAAATTTCAATAAATTCAGAATGTTATAAAATCAAAGCTTAGTATTATCACTTCTATAACTGGTCGATGGAATTACTGCTGAATTTTGGTAATGTTGTCACTTGACGTCTGGTATTCCCAGTCATTGGATTGGATTTGCTTTACCTGCACGAGTTCTCTCCATACGACACCCTTGCCAGAGGCCGGTTTAGGACAATCTTGCGGCTTAGCTAAATGTCTATACTAAGGCGATACTGACAACTTGCATAAGCGTGGAATCAGGTGTTTGGCCGAAGATCAAGTTTTGCAGCGTCAGAGTCTTTCAACATCATCGCGTAACGTAGATTTTGCCAATAACAAAGCCAACGATCACAATCGAGAATCAACACGTGTCACCTTGTATTACTCGGGTAAAGGCCTGTCTTTGCGGGGATGTCACTGTGTAAAGTGATAAGGTGGGAGTTCACATAAAAATATTTCCAGTATGTTGTATCGTAGTATAATGTCAATCTGAGAAATCCTCTAATGGATGGAATAAAAGGGTCTCGAGACTTGGTAAACTCCTTGGACACCTGAGCTGGGAGTCCTGTAGTTTATATGGCGCCTTTGCATGCAAGTACTCTCTGAGAAgggctgactagggttgagccgatcttgagatttcaggatcgattttaaaattttatttccgatcatcttccagctgatcctgattgtaaaatttgctcgatcgccgaacgggatccgatctttcccgatctctcaacccaaGTCAATgcctctctatgggaaaagtcacttttagagttgagccgatcttgagatttcaaaatccgatttacgatcattttccagccaatccagaTCATGAAATTtggtcgatcgccgatcgggatccaatgttTCCCGATCCCACAACACAAGGGCTGACCAGACACTCGGTCAAAAACATAGTCTGTGGAGGGTTTCAGATGGTCATGTCTGGGTTGACTTCCTCTTCGGGAGCTTTGATATAGTAACAAGTAAAAAGTATATGGGTCaatgaaaataaaaatctgcGAATGGGTTTCCTTTCAGGGATTCCAAACGGAAATATATTCCTCATAAAAAAGCGgtaacctaaggaaacccacggatcccgtagactataatggggtccgtgtggtttccgcacgaaaaatgcgaagagaaaagtgctgcttgtggaGAGGGGAttggaatggcccgaatgcagatgtaaaccgggcctaagGTACTGCTTTTGAATTTTTGGTGATAGGCCGGTAGTATGGGCTTTACTGGATTGATCTTTTTGCATGGTTATTATACTCTACCCCACTGGAGAACTAAGTAGCTTCTCTGAAgaatggaaagatttgcacctcttctgtgttTGTGACCCACTCTCGGTTTTGGCCTACAAACTCTGATCAAAACACTGTCATGTGTGGTCTTCCAAGATTCTGAAGGACATGGGGTCACCATGATGGGATATAATGAGATACATAAAAGATCTTTCCATGGAGATTCACTGGTGATCATTAAAGATCCTTCTGGTTGTCTTCACAGGATACCTACAGGCTTCCAGGGCTCTGATGATCGCCTCGCTTGTGATTGGCTTTTTCGCCTGCTTGTTGGGGATGATCGGACTCCAGTGCACTAAGGTTGCAGACGGTAACGTTGCACTGAAGGGCAAGCTCGCCACAGCATCTGGAGGACTCTCAGTATTTGCAGGTGAGATAAGATGGTCTTCCGTGTACTAAATGTTGTGTTGTAGGAAATCATTCCTGTAGATCCAAGATGTGTTAATTGGTATGTAAGAAGGAGATCCAGGCAAAAAGATTTTCTAAAGTATCATAGACACATGAGGTCATGATGCTGGTGAAATTCAGGGATCCCAATGGGAGGATCAACAGTTATCACCTGTTAGTATGGACAGGTCTTGTTTCCATCTAGGTCCTTCCCTTACACATATATTCCTATATAGATACCTTAATATAAATTTTGGAATTTTGTAACTTAATATAATTTTGTCCCTCCAGGTATCTGTGCTGGGATCTCCGTCTCATGGTATGCCTTCAACATCACAAAAGACTTCTTCAACCCTTTGTACCCTGGAACCAAGTAAGATATGACTACCAATTAGACTACTGTATACAACCCATCTGTTACCAATTCCACACCAAGAACATCCAATATGGTTGAATCATGTCCACCAAAATGGCTTAGGCCCGCTTAACATCTGCGTTCGAGTTTCCGTTCGGGAAACTtatacgaaccccattatagtctatggggtccgtaggtttccttaggtaactgcttctttatgcgtataggtttctgttcgaaggatccccaagcggactccctgaacagaaacccaaacgcacatgtgaaccaagccttaggagTTCATGGTAGGCTTTCTTAGATGTTCTCAGAGAGTTTCCAGACACATCGACAAGTTGTCTGTCATTATTATTATAGTCTCAAACTGGACTGTCTGATCAAGTCTCAGTTGGCAAGTGAGTCTATAAGGTGGGCTAGATACAGGACGATTGATTGCCCATAAGCATCTACTCTCTTTGGTGCTCTATCCTGCTCTCTCCCCTCCCTGAAATGTATGTTTTTTCCCCTACAGATATGAGATTGGTCCAGCTCTTTACCTTGGCTGGTCGGGTGCCCTTCTGGATGTTGTTGGAGGAGGTCTGATGTGCTGCTCATACAAACAGGTGGCCAAAGCTAACATGTAAGTACCAGCGATCAATCCCCTCAACCATGGAGGAGATACTGATAATCCCACCAGAAAGTCATGAGTTAGAGGAACtgtaatttttcattttggaaacaCTGGGTTCTCAGCCAATAGGGGCCTGTATACAGCTGTACAAGTATCACCTATGGATGCTTGTATTGTATATGAGCTATGACTATGTGGGCAATCCCAACCTTGGTCTTAACTGTGCATGCATATGTCATGGCAATCATTCTAGTATCTCATAACCGATGTATTGTGTTCCTATAGGAAATACACCTATAACTACCGTCAAGCGAATACCCAGTCCTCGGCTAAAGCTGCTCCTCAAACTGCCCTTCCTCGATATGAATCCAGTAACAGTATCTCTAAATATGGGAAGAACGCCTACGTATAGGTCTAGAGACTGAGGAACCTTCGGGGCTCATCGGATGTTTCTCAAGAACATGACTCCTATTTCCCATACAAGTCAGCCCTGCTGTCTTCAGCCGTGGTCCGTTTGCATTTTCAGTTGTCAAACCATCATGCGTTGCTGCTCTTTCTTGATACCCCTGGTGTGGACGCGTCGATCCACTAGTGCCAGAAAGTGAATTATAACCCATTGCTGCATTGTTCTCCGAAGGCCTACCGATGCCAAACTCAAGACATTCCTCATAGCTTTCTCAATGAGTATCGTAACGCCCTTAAATTTACCTTTTCTTTACTGTTGTTgagtatttttgaaattttttttgtaaatatccaaactgtcttagttgatttttttttccaccaaagaATCTTCTATCGAAGGACTTCTACTGTTGACCACAAAACCGCTGGAAGATATTAGAATAAAGATTTAGATTTTAGTCGAGATTTCACGATATATTTGATATTT includes the following:
- the CLDN15 gene encoding claudin-15 encodes the protein MSAVVETVGFFFGVIGSTMLGITLFNANWRVSTVDGNVITTSTLFENLWMSCATDSTGVYNCRDFPSLLALSGYLQASRALMIASLVIGFFACLLGMIGLQCTKVADGNVALKGKLATASGGLSVFAGICAGISVSWYAFNITKDFFNPLYPGTKYEIGPALYLGWSGALLDVVGGGLMCCSYKQVAKANMKYTYNYRQANTQSSAKAAPQTALPRYESSNSISKYGKNAYV